A single region of the Polyodon spathula isolate WHYD16114869_AA chromosome 12, ASM1765450v1, whole genome shotgun sequence genome encodes:
- the LOC121324831 gene encoding ubiquinone biosynthesis monooxygenase COQ6, mitochondrial-like, producing MYFLIGVRSLLCGGGRRCVAVPCFGGFRTLQRGFSSSGNEEDTSEGTAGASSDGDSVYDVIVSGGGMVGTAMACSLGFDPNLQGKKILLLEAGNKKEFDEVPESFSTRVSSINPGSATVLSGIGAWDHILNMRCKPFNRMQVWDACSDAMITFDKENLEDEMGYVVENDVVLAALTKQLDEVSDQVKVQYRSRAVRYTWPLPYQTAESNPWVQVELASGQQLQTKLLIGADGPNSMVRKAAGMQTVQWNYEQSAVVAVLHLSEPTENNVAWQRFLPTGPIALLPLSDSASSLVWSTTHQHAKDLLALDDESFVDAINSAFWSNENHSELIDTAGAMFRSALSLLMPSGTSPRQLPPSISRIGPKSKAMFPLGLGHASEYIRHRVALIGDAAHRVHPLAGQGVNLGFGDVACLTRHLSQAAFDGRDLGATRHLLEYETERQRHNLPMMAAIDILKRLYSTKMAPFVLLRTLGLQATSAVPPLKEQIMAFASK from the exons ATGTACTTTCTGATCGGAGTCAGGTCGCTTCTGTGTGGTGGAGGGAGGAGGTGTGTTGCTGTGCCCTGTTTCGGGGGGTTTAGGACATTGCAAAGGGGGTTCAGCAGCTCGGGGAACGAAGAGGACACCAGCGAGGGCACAGCTGGGGCGAGCAGTGATGGTGACAGTGTTTATGATGTCATTGTTTCAGGAGGGGGGATGGTGGGCACAGCCATGGCATGTTCTTTGG GTTTTGATCCAAATTTGCAAGGAAAGAAGATCCTCTTGTTAGAAGCTGGTAACAAGAAAGAGTTTGATGAAGTGCCAGAAAGTTTCAGCACCAGAGTCAGCTCTATCAACCCTGGATCTGCGACTGTTCTCAGCG GTATTGGTGCCTGGGATCACATTCTTAACATGAGATGCAAGCCTTTCAATAGGATGCAG GTCTGGGATGCCTGTTCCGACGCGATGATCACTTTTGATAAGGAGAACCTGGAAGATGAAATGGGTTACGTTGTAGAGAACGATGTTGTCCTTGCTGCCTTGACAAAACAGCTCGATGAAGTTTCAG ATCAAGTGAAGGTTCAGTACAGAAGCAGAGCGGTGAGGTACACCTGGCCTCTCCCCTACCAGACAGCTGAGTCTAATCCCTGGGTGCAGGTGGAGCTGGCAAGCGGGCAGCAACTGCAAACCAAACTGCTG atTGGGGCTGATGGACCCAACTCCATGGTACGGAAAGCAGCCGGAATGCAGACGGTCCAGTGGAATTACGAGCAGAGCGCCGTGGTCGCGGTGCTTCACCTGTCTGAG CCTACAGAAAACAACGTTGCTTGGCAAAGGTTCCTGCCCACTGGACCAATTGCATTGCTTCCA TTATCAGACAGCGCAAGCTCGCTGGTGTGGTCCACCACCCATCAGCACGCGAAGGACCTGCTCGCTCTGGACGATGAGAGCTTCGTTGACGCAATCAACTCTGCATTT TGGAGCAATGAGAACCACTCGGAGCTGATTGACACAGCGGGCGCCATGTTCAGATCTGCCTTGTCCCTGCTCATGCCCTCCGGTACCTCGCCACGCCAGCTGCCTCCTAGCATCTCTCGTATTGGCCCCAAAAGCAAAGCCATGTTCCCCCTGGGACTGGGGCATGCCTCCGAGTACATTAGGCACCGAGTGGCTCTCATTGG GGACGCTGCCCACAGGGTACACCCTTTGGCTGGCCAGGGAGTGAACCTCGGCTTTGGGGATGTAGCATGCCTCACTCGACACTTGAGCCAAGCAGCCTTTGACGGAAGAGACCTGG gAGCCACGCGTCACCTGCTGGAATACGAGACCGAGCGCCAGAGACACAACCTGCCCATGATGGCTGCCATTGACATCCTGAAGCGACTCTACTCCACAAAGATGGCTCCCTTTGTCCTCCTCAGAACACTCGGACTGCAAGCCACCAGTGCTGTTCCTCCTTTAAAA GAACAGATCATGGCCTTTGCCAGTAAGTGA
- the LOC121324822 gene encoding protein FAM161B-like, translated as MPVSHCTPLFSRSKVTFSQEIKSDRKNGDVLEDDLSSYQHQGFPPKDSSESEGEASDSRVNQIDRGGLLEFLQQEDGSALSDQQFYQRLQSLKEAHQEKLMETSKLFQGRLEQRILEDSMLSVETAGNVRKTALNKDLEQFFSSSGRQHLKANPSKLSASRNGSLRKSSSLSELSSRDSQADRESSPFKETRRPMSTSSAQASCVTIPQPFNMTLREAQKKTRLPKSRMSLDLKKQLVEKREAEEAECQKQFRAMPIPAHVYLPLFDEINDSREEQRRLNLDRRKEILLSIQKPFSFAEREEKKKEQTRQMLRTAPPSTLSGNIKPKVKNKIPKSVQDPTVSDHLKEDELYRKIRIQMRATDLLKSSSAPIQVQPQKRELDKSSALKTKKKTLGYLDKEPTFQPRTNPEVPNFERLYRAFQKEAMRRKEQIESTKCKPFQLRTSNLPPRQSRSTENAQQESRPVIKTHLKRSQSFNGILSLSTDTLPTYITDAARKRQAAIRSSLEQKDNKEQESAKWMKQHRLKSEAMNKAVTTRAKAMDTHRSLKDVYKEKLKQHRQTDQHRMREYKKELEEMKNRIHDRPYLFEQVTKRNAKTEAERRYRDTLKQVGLNEDFVRNAGGTPLCVSDGEEDQSSDSKTQYSTSDSVINSAENQTKEEPENEEAEKTNEEEMIQL; from the exons ATGCCCGTTTCCCATTGCACGCCACTTTTCAGCAGATCAAAAGTAACGTTTTCTCAAGAGATCAAGTCGGACAGGAAAAACGGAGATGTTTTGGAAGACGATCTTTCAAGCTATCAGCATCAG ggaTTTCCTCCCAAAGACTCGTCAGAATCTGAAGGAGAGGCGTCCGATTCCAGGGTGAACCAAATTGACCGAGGTGGGCTGCTAGAATTTCTTCAGCAGGAGGATGGCAGTGCTCTATCAGACCAGCAGTTCTACCAGAGGCTCCAGAGCTTAAAGGAAGCACACCAGGAGAAGCTGATGGAGACAAGCAAGCTCTTTCAGGGACGTCTGGAGCAAAGGATACTGGAGGACTCCATGCTGTCTGTGGAGACTGCAGGGAATGTGAGGAAGACAGCTTTAAATAAGGATTTGGAGCAGTTCTTCTCCTCCAGTGGGAGACAGCACCTCAAAGCCAATCCAAGCAAGTTGTCAGCTTCtag GAATGGAAGCCTGAGGAAATCTTCCTCTCTGAGTGAGCTGAGCTCAAGAGATAGCCAAGCTGACAGAGAATCTTCTCCATTTAAAGAGACACGGAGACCTATGAGCACTTCTTCAGCCCAGGCGTCATGTGTGACAATCCCGCAGCCCTTCAACATGACCCTCCGGGAAGCGCAAAAGAAAACTCGGCTTCCGAAATCCAGAATGTCCCTGGATCTGAAGAAACAACTGGTGGAGAAGAGGGAGGCAGAGGAGGCTGAGTGTCAGAAACAGTTCAGAGCAATGCCCATCCCAGCACATGTTTACCTGCCCCTGTTTGATGAGATCAATGACAGCAGGGAGGAGCAGAGGAGGCTTAACCTGGACAGGAGGAAGGAAATCCTGCTCTCCATACAGAAGCCATTCAGCTTtgcagagagagaagaaaaaaagaaggagCAAACAAGACAGATGCTGAGAACAGCCCCCCCGAGCACACTGAGCGGAAACATTAAAcccaaagtgaaaaacaaaatcccCAAATCAGTCCAGGATCCAACAGTCAGTGACCATTTAAAAG AGGATGAACTGTACAGGAAGATCAGAATTCAGATGAGGGCAACAGATTTGCTTAAATCATCTTCAGCACCCATTCAAGTACAGCCGCAGAAGAGGGAACTGGATAAGAGCAGCGCTCTGAAAACTAAAAAGAAGACCCTGGGATATCTGGATAAGGAACCCACATTTCAGCCACGAACAAATCCAGAGGTTCCCAACTTCGAGAGATTATACAGAGCATTCCAGAAGGAGGCCATGCGAAGGAAAGAACAGATAGAGTCGACTAAATGTAAACCATTCCAGCTTCGCACTTCCAATCTGCCACCAAGACAGAGCAGATCCACTGAGAATGCACAGCAA GAGTCACGTCCTGTGATCAAGACACACTTAAAGAGAAGTCAGTCCTTCAATGGGATTCTCTCCCTTTCAACTGACACTCTCCCCACCTACATCACAGACGCTGCAAGGAAACGCCAAGCTGCTATCAG AAGCTCACTGGAACAGAAGGACAACAAGGAACAGGAGAGTGCTAAATGGATGAAGCAGCACAGATTGAAATCAGAAGCAATGAATAAAGCAGTAACTACACGGGCGAAAGCAATGGATACACATAGGAGTCTAAAGGATGTGTACAAGGAAAAATTAAAGCAACACAG GCAGACTGACCAGCACAGGATGAGGGAGTATAAGAAAGAGCTGGAGGAGATGAAGAACAGAATACATGATAGGCCCTACCTGTTTGAACAGGTCACCAAG AGAAATGCAAAGACTGAGGCAGAGCGTCGGTACCGAGACACACTGAAGCAGGTGGGGCTGAATGAAGACTTTGTGAGGAATGCTGGGGGAACGCCACTGTGTGTATCTGATGGTGAAGAAGATCAGAGCAGTGATAGCAAGACCCAATACAG TACGTCTGACAGTGTGATAAATTCAGcggaaaaccaaacaaaagaagaGCCAGAGAATGAAGAGGCAGAGAAAACCAATGAGGAAGAAATGATACAACTATAA
- the LOC121324823 gene encoding zinc finger protein 410-like isoform X2, with the protein MLSDELDSKPELLVEFVQNASIPLGQGLEETDPKGTCLPLLPYSENSVCSQLQLAGTGLSHQASPALSDYENERESLMVQLQPHRSVNISPTPSSPSILHDLQQTDSTSFILLNLAKEPLVFVQDEVYDPENEFSASENPDGSTPWYLRVQELAHDSLIAATRAQLAKDAKASNSGDHLHCYQSEVPKKEVNPSGEHPQNEKSLKCTFEGCRRTFTWPAHLKYHLKTHKNDRTFTCRAEGCGKSFYVLQRLQVHMRTHNGEKPFICNEKDCGKRFTTAGNLKNHKRTHTGEKPFLCEAEGCGRTFAEYSSLRKHMLVHSGEKPHLCTFCGKTFSQSGSRNVHMRKRHNAAAPASDRGEAGDALTHSSLLEDQGIVSENVVSMATQCCLEVERINLHHTMLRAVEDSSVANNIPSASMVVLSQPHDLVSMATGGHTYGEEVVALLQ; encoded by the exons ATGCTCTCAGATGAACTGGACTCCAAACCTGAG CTGCTGGTTGAGTTTGTTCAGAACGCATCAATCCCTTTGGGGCAAGGGCTGGAAGAGACTGACCCCAAGGGGACATGTTTACCCCTGCTTCCATACTCCGAAAACTCAGTATGTAGCCAGCTACAGTTAGCAG gTACTGGTCTAAGCCATCAAGCTTCTCCAGCCTTATCTGATTATGAAAATGAGAGAGAGTCACTAATGGTGCAGCTGCAGCCTCACAGATCTGTGAATATCTCCCCCACTCCCAGCTCGCCTTCAATCTTACATGATCTACAGCAAACGGACAGCACATCCTTCATACTTCTGAACCTAGCCAAAG AGCCCTTGGTGTTTGTACAGGATGAAGTCTATGATCCCGAGAATGAGTTTTCTGCCAGCGAGAACCCAGATGGCAGCACACCCTGGTATCTCCGAGTCCAGGAGCTGGCACACGACAGTCTGATAGCTGCTACACGGGCACAGCTAGCAAAGGATGCCAAAGCAAGCAACAGTG GCGACCACTTGCATTGTTACCAATCTGAGGTACCAAAGAAAGAGGTGAACCCCTCAGGGGAGCACCCCCAGAATGAAAAGAGCCTGAAGTGCACATTTGAAGGGTGTCGGAGGACTTTCACCTGGCCAGCTCACCtcaaataccatttaaaaacacacaa GAACGATCGGACGTTCACGTGTCGTGCTGAAGGCTGTGGTAAGAGTTTCTATGTGTTGCAAAGACTGCAGGTCCATATGAGGACACACAATGGAGAGAAACCCTTTATCTGCAATGAGAAAGACTGCGGGAAGAGATTTACAACAGCTGGAAACTTGAAGAACCATAAAAGAACACATACCG GAGAAAAGCCCTTCTTGTGTGAAGCAGAAGGTTGTGGGCGCACCTTTGCTGAGTACTCCAGTCTGCGGAAACACATGCTTGTGCATTCAG gAGAGAAGCCACACCTGTGCACCTTCTGTGGGAAAACCTTTTCCCAGAGTGGCAGCAGAAACGTTCACATGAGGAAGCGTCACAATGCTGCTGCTCCTGCCAGTGACAGGGGAGAGGCTG GGGATGCTCTGACACACAGCAGCTTGCTGGAGGACCAGGGGATAGTGAGTGAGAAtgtggtttccatggcaacacaaTGCTGTTTAGAAGTGGAAAGGATCAATCTGCATCACACCATGCTCAGAGCCGTGGAAG ACTCCTCCGTGGCAAATAACATTCCTTCTGCATCCATGGTCGTCCTATCACAACCACATGACCTAGTTTCCATGGCTACAGGAGGACATACCTATGGGGAGGAAGTTGTGGCTTTAttgcaataa
- the LOC121324823 gene encoding zinc finger protein 410-like isoform X1 produces the protein MLSDELDSKPELLVEFVQNASIPLGQGLEETDPKGTCLPLLPYSENSVCSQLQLAGTGLSHQASPALSDYENERESLMVQLQPHRSVNISPTPSSPSILHDLQQTDSTSFILLNLAKGLAASAEPLVFVQDEVYDPENEFSASENPDGSTPWYLRVQELAHDSLIAATRAQLAKDAKASNSGDHLHCYQSEVPKKEVNPSGEHPQNEKSLKCTFEGCRRTFTWPAHLKYHLKTHKNDRTFTCRAEGCGKSFYVLQRLQVHMRTHNGEKPFICNEKDCGKRFTTAGNLKNHKRTHTGEKPFLCEAEGCGRTFAEYSSLRKHMLVHSGEKPHLCTFCGKTFSQSGSRNVHMRKRHNAAAPASDRGEAGDALTHSSLLEDQGIVSENVVSMATQCCLEVERINLHHTMLRAVEDSSVANNIPSASMVVLSQPHDLVSMATGGHTYGEEVVALLQ, from the exons ATGCTCTCAGATGAACTGGACTCCAAACCTGAG CTGCTGGTTGAGTTTGTTCAGAACGCATCAATCCCTTTGGGGCAAGGGCTGGAAGAGACTGACCCCAAGGGGACATGTTTACCCCTGCTTCCATACTCCGAAAACTCAGTATGTAGCCAGCTACAGTTAGCAG gTACTGGTCTAAGCCATCAAGCTTCTCCAGCCTTATCTGATTATGAAAATGAGAGAGAGTCACTAATGGTGCAGCTGCAGCCTCACAGATCTGTGAATATCTCCCCCACTCCCAGCTCGCCTTCAATCTTACATGATCTACAGCAAACGGACAGCACATCCTTCATACTTCTGAACCTAGCCAAAG GGCTGGCCGCCTCTGCAGAGCCCTTGGTGTTTGTACAGGATGAAGTCTATGATCCCGAGAATGAGTTTTCTGCCAGCGAGAACCCAGATGGCAGCACACCCTGGTATCTCCGAGTCCAGGAGCTGGCACACGACAGTCTGATAGCTGCTACACGGGCACAGCTAGCAAAGGATGCCAAAGCAAGCAACAGTG GCGACCACTTGCATTGTTACCAATCTGAGGTACCAAAGAAAGAGGTGAACCCCTCAGGGGAGCACCCCCAGAATGAAAAGAGCCTGAAGTGCACATTTGAAGGGTGTCGGAGGACTTTCACCTGGCCAGCTCACCtcaaataccatttaaaaacacacaa GAACGATCGGACGTTCACGTGTCGTGCTGAAGGCTGTGGTAAGAGTTTCTATGTGTTGCAAAGACTGCAGGTCCATATGAGGACACACAATGGAGAGAAACCCTTTATCTGCAATGAGAAAGACTGCGGGAAGAGATTTACAACAGCTGGAAACTTGAAGAACCATAAAAGAACACATACCG GAGAAAAGCCCTTCTTGTGTGAAGCAGAAGGTTGTGGGCGCACCTTTGCTGAGTACTCCAGTCTGCGGAAACACATGCTTGTGCATTCAG gAGAGAAGCCACACCTGTGCACCTTCTGTGGGAAAACCTTTTCCCAGAGTGGCAGCAGAAACGTTCACATGAGGAAGCGTCACAATGCTGCTGCTCCTGCCAGTGACAGGGGAGAGGCTG GGGATGCTCTGACACACAGCAGCTTGCTGGAGGACCAGGGGATAGTGAGTGAGAAtgtggtttccatggcaacacaaTGCTGTTTAGAAGTGGAAAGGATCAATCTGCATCACACCATGCTCAGAGCCGTGGAAG ACTCCTCCGTGGCAAATAACATTCCTTCTGCATCCATGGTCGTCCTATCACAACCACATGACCTAGTTTCCATGGCTACAGGAGGACATACCTATGGGGAGGAAGTTGTGGCTTTAttgcaataa
- the LOC121324823 gene encoding zinc finger protein 410-like isoform X3 yields MLSDELDSKPELLVEFVQNASIPLGQGLEETDPKGTCLPLLPYSENSVCSQLQLAGTGLSHQASPALSDYENERESLMVQLQPHRSVNISPTPSSPSILHDLQQTDSTSFILLNLAKGLAASAEPLVFVQDEVYDPENEFSASENPDGSTPWYLRVQELAHDSLIAATRAQLAKDAKASNSGDHLHCYQSEVPKKEVNPSGEHPQNEKSLKCTFEGCRRTFTWPAHLKYHLKTHKLQVHMRTHNGEKPFICNEKDCGKRFTTAGNLKNHKRTHTGEKPFLCEAEGCGRTFAEYSSLRKHMLVHSGEKPHLCTFCGKTFSQSGSRNVHMRKRHNAAAPASDRGEAGDALTHSSLLEDQGIVSENVVSMATQCCLEVERINLHHTMLRAVEDSSVANNIPSASMVVLSQPHDLVSMATGGHTYGEEVVALLQ; encoded by the exons ATGCTCTCAGATGAACTGGACTCCAAACCTGAG CTGCTGGTTGAGTTTGTTCAGAACGCATCAATCCCTTTGGGGCAAGGGCTGGAAGAGACTGACCCCAAGGGGACATGTTTACCCCTGCTTCCATACTCCGAAAACTCAGTATGTAGCCAGCTACAGTTAGCAG gTACTGGTCTAAGCCATCAAGCTTCTCCAGCCTTATCTGATTATGAAAATGAGAGAGAGTCACTAATGGTGCAGCTGCAGCCTCACAGATCTGTGAATATCTCCCCCACTCCCAGCTCGCCTTCAATCTTACATGATCTACAGCAAACGGACAGCACATCCTTCATACTTCTGAACCTAGCCAAAG GGCTGGCCGCCTCTGCAGAGCCCTTGGTGTTTGTACAGGATGAAGTCTATGATCCCGAGAATGAGTTTTCTGCCAGCGAGAACCCAGATGGCAGCACACCCTGGTATCTCCGAGTCCAGGAGCTGGCACACGACAGTCTGATAGCTGCTACACGGGCACAGCTAGCAAAGGATGCCAAAGCAAGCAACAGTG GCGACCACTTGCATTGTTACCAATCTGAGGTACCAAAGAAAGAGGTGAACCCCTCAGGGGAGCACCCCCAGAATGAAAAGAGCCTGAAGTGCACATTTGAAGGGTGTCGGAGGACTTTCACCTGGCCAGCTCACCtcaaataccatttaaaaacacacaa ACTGCAGGTCCATATGAGGACACACAATGGAGAGAAACCCTTTATCTGCAATGAGAAAGACTGCGGGAAGAGATTTACAACAGCTGGAAACTTGAAGAACCATAAAAGAACACATACCG GAGAAAAGCCCTTCTTGTGTGAAGCAGAAGGTTGTGGGCGCACCTTTGCTGAGTACTCCAGTCTGCGGAAACACATGCTTGTGCATTCAG gAGAGAAGCCACACCTGTGCACCTTCTGTGGGAAAACCTTTTCCCAGAGTGGCAGCAGAAACGTTCACATGAGGAAGCGTCACAATGCTGCTGCTCCTGCCAGTGACAGGGGAGAGGCTG GGGATGCTCTGACACACAGCAGCTTGCTGGAGGACCAGGGGATAGTGAGTGAGAAtgtggtttccatggcaacacaaTGCTGTTTAGAAGTGGAAAGGATCAATCTGCATCACACCATGCTCAGAGCCGTGGAAG ACTCCTCCGTGGCAAATAACATTCCTTCTGCATCCATGGTCGTCCTATCACAACCACATGACCTAGTTTCCATGGCTACAGGAGGACATACCTATGGGGAGGAAGTTGTGGCTTTAttgcaataa